The window AAGCgttatttaaatacaaaaacgTCAGGACGAGCagataaaactaataaaaacgGCACGCGGTTCTTTGATTTCGGTTGACTAATAAAAATCTCCGCATCGAAAATATCTAATGAGCGTCTATCTAGCTAGATAAATGGCTTAAGCTGAAGTACCCTAGTCCGTTCGATTCAAATCCGACGGTGTAAATTGATCGTTCTTTGTGTATCCCGTACCGAATCTCGCTAACCGCTTGCACCGTTATGGTGGGAAACTGGGAATCAGACAGTAGTGAgacgagaagagagaaagagagataattATATCAGATAGtaatatttctctctctctctacttctcTCGGTCGTCTTcgtcatctttctttttttcctaatttatcaaactttagggttttgtcTAATCGTGCTCCCTTCGCTCTTAAGGTTTCACTTCTTCTCTTAGCTTTCTCTGCCTTCCGCTTCAGTTGGATTGGATCATCGATTTCCACAATTACTCTCAAGTTCAGTCGGTGAGTTCCTTCGTCTTTGCGTATTCGGTGTTTTAATGCCCACGGGCAATTCGAAGTGATTATCTCAGTACGAGCTCAGATATGAATTGCTcaaactagggttttgtttctatCGAATTCGAGATTTCTGGTCTATTTATTGGCTGCGGTTAATAAGAGTCTTCGGAGATTTTAGCTTTCTCAAGCAAATCCGTCAGCCATACTAGACTGATCCTGGGATCGACTCGAGAATAAGGGAATCTAAATCAGAATTTCGTCGATATGACTGTGAGAAACGGTGGTTTCCCTGGAGATTATTGTTTTGAGACACCCGGACCCGGTGGAGATTATGATGAAGGGTCTGATAACCCTAGTAGTGCCTCTGAGGGTTCTAATTGTCCCAAAAGAAAACTCGGCTGGTCAAAGTATACTGACCTTGAAACGTTTGGTGTCTCGAAATTGGTATTACCCTTGTCTGGCATGTCATCATCAGACAGGAAAGAGTTGATCCGTAGGTTTAGACGAGAGTTAGAACAGATACGGTATTTTCAGAAGAATTACGAGCTCTCTAGATCAGTGGCTGTTACTAGTTCCTCTGCAAGTGGTTTGAGTCAAGCCAAGAGTTTTGGAAAGTCTCGATGCTCTACTGGGCCAGGAAAGACAGTGAACCCTATAAGTGCTGCTGCTAAACCGACTCCTGTTAGTACCGCGGTGATGCTTCTGATGAAGCAATGTGAGGCGCTTCTAAAACGATTGATGTCACATCAGTATGGTTGGGTGTTCAATACTCCCGTGGATGTTGTCAAGCTGAATATAATGgattattttaatgttattaagcATCCGATGGATTTAGGAACTGTCAAGAATAAGTTAACTTCGGGGACATATTCCTGTCCGTCTGAGTTTGCTGCTGATGTCCGGCTTACCTTTAGCAATGCAATGACGTATAATCCACCTGGTAATGATGTTTACGTCATGGCTGATACACTTCGCAAGTTTTTCGAAGTGAGGTGGAAGACTCTCGAGAAGAAACTGTCCGCAACTAAAACTCATACTGAACCGAGTAACTCTGATGCCCACGAGGAAAGAGGGATTGTAATACCTGTACCTATGCCTAAAAAGAGGAAGACGAGTGCAGTGGAGTGTGAGAACGTCGTTGACCCAGTTAAGCGGGTTATGAATGGTGAGGACAGACTCAAGCTCGGCAGGGATTTGGAGTCCTTTACTGAGTTCCCACCACAGTTAATAAATTTCTTGAGAGACCACAACTCAAATGAAGGGGTGATTGGAGAtgatgagattgagattgaCATTAATGATCTCAGTGACCATGCTTTGTTTCAATTGCGAGATCTCTTAGATAAGCATTTGCGAGAGAgcgaaaacaaaaaatcaagtgcTGAACCCTGTGAGATAGAGGTATTTCTCCTTCTATGTCTCATGTTTGAATCATTTAATAGCACCATGCTGATAGGGAAGATTTATTTACTGCAGCTTTTGCATGGATCAGTGCCAGGGACTTCATCAATGCAACATTGTGATGGTTAGCTTACAGCCTAGTTGTTGTTTGATAAAATTCTCTGCTTGGATCTTTGATCAGACTGACATTTTTCTTACTGTATCTTCATTGTAGGGAGGGAAATGGATGATGAGGTTGTTGACATTGGTGGAAATGAACACCCAAAATCAAGCAATTCTCCTGTCACGATAGAGAAGGATCTAGTGTTTGGAAACTCTAATGGTATCTTTTCTTTAGCTTgtttattttctcattattgTTTACTATGGAAATTTGGGGTTTGGTTGTTGCATCTATCATTTCAAAAACCTCGGGACCTCAAATTATGTCAGATGGCTATGGAGCTATATTGTTGTTGATTTGCTGTGACCATTGCTAGCACACTTTCTTTTAATCTTCTGCAGTTTTTTGCTTGGAGACTTATGATTCTTGCTGTGAAATGAAAGCAACTGATATTCGTGTAGTAGTTTGAAAGTAGGAGGCCTTTTACGTTCACTTGTTAACTAACTATATATGAAGtactttttgttttcccttgttttgttatgatttcAGATTGTCCCCTGGATCGTACTAACTTCTGATTGCTCCTCTTTTGATGCATATATCTGATCTAGGTAATAGCTTGGAAAACGTCTTCGGTGATCCTAAAATCTCAAGTTTACCAAGGACATCAAAGGTACATAAGGGTCTGGAATAACATGCAAACATGGATAACTGAGCGTTGGTGTGAAACATTGTATATGTCTATGTGGATCTCTTTGTTACCTTGTCACAAAGTTGATATAATTTGATATGGAGGATACTCTTCAACCACAATTTTGCTGCTGTTGAACCTTAATAATATGAATTGGATGGCATAGTCTATTTGAATTCTGATATACCTAGAAAACAACTTGCTTGTAACCTAATTGTTTTTTCGTACTCCTGTACTGATACAGGGGATTGAAAACATGGATCCTGAACCTACGTTGGATGGAGCTACAAGCGCTTCCCCAACACGAGAATGTAAGTATTTCTTTGTTAGTGcttaaaagtttgttttttcttggtgGAACTTATGATTTGTTATTTCCTTTCTACAAGTAGCATCGGCTGGTGGGTTGGATCAGCTGGAAAGTGCATCTCAGGAGAAAATAAGTTCTGTTGAAGAGGCCGATTGTCAGCAAGATGGTAAGAAAAGAAGTGTGGCAGAAAAATGTTTCTGCTCTTGTGTCTGAGGTGGCATCTCACTCTTGATCCTTTAATACACTAGGAAATAGTGCTCAGAATGAGAAGCAACTACCTCCTGAAAAAGTCTACAGGGCTGCTTTATTGAAGAATCGATTTGCAGACTTGATTTTGAAATCCCGCGAGAAACCTCTTAACCAGGTTTGTTGTGGGATCCGACCCACTAGTCTTAAGTCCTTTATTACctttgaaatagttttttttaattatttgttttcctgAGACCAGAATGTCACGAGAGACCCAGAGAAGTTGCAGCGTGAGAGAGAAGAACTCGAGCTTCAAAAGAAGAAAGGTTTGCTGCTTCCTTGATTTGCTAATTTAAGTTTAATGGGTGAAATTTATCACCTCTACGTGAGAAAATCATACTGCAAGCTGGATTGATTGTGTGTGCTCTTTCTTAACAGAGAAAGCGCGATTACAAGCAGAAGCTAAGGCAGCTGAAGAAGCTCGTAGGAAAGCTGAGGCACAAGCTGCAGGAGAAGCTGCAGCTGAGGCTAAGAGAAAGCTGGAGCTTGAAAGAGAAGCAGCGCGCCAGGCATTGATGGAGGTAAAGATGTTGATTACTGCGTTGGATGCGAAAGACATTTCttgatttcatattatttcatAGTAGCTGAATGGATTAGTCATTACTGTATATTTTAATTGATGAACTCTATggttaagaacaaaaaaatggaatatgTAGTCCCACTGTTTCACTGAGACATCAGTTTTTATGGTAACGATGCAGATGGAGCAGTCGGTTGAACTCAATGAAAACGCAAAGTTTCTCAAGGATCTGGAGCTGCTCAAAACAGACCAACTGACAAATGAAATAGAGGAGGATGGGCCAGATGTGTCTCACGATGGGTTGCTGCGTAGTTTCAGTTTTGGGGGTAGTAATCCTCTGGAGCAGCTTGGGCTGTTTATGAAacaggatgaggatgaggaggaagCTGACCCGCTCACATCACCAGCTCCCGGACTTGATATAGAAGAGGGAGAGATTGATTGAGCTTGTGTGAAAATCGGTCAAACAATAGAAATATCTGGATTCAAGAAAACATATACTAGTGTGACTGTCTGATACAGTAGACtcaagcagagagagagagaggcgtcCAATGAAACATGGTCATTCATGATGACTTAAAGTTTTGCTTCGAATGTTCCTGAGATATGTATTCTATAGTCTAGTCTaaattttttgcttttttttcttcttttctttgcgTTGTTGCTGTGTGATTTTGTGTGTTCTCTTCGTGCATAAAAGGGTCTTATGATCCGTCTGTAACAGTAAAATAAAGACTTCATTTAGCGTTTTTGATTCCAAAGAGTAAAATAAAGACTTCATTTAGCGTTTTGATTCCGAAGAGCCTTGTGGTCTCTGCAAAAGAGCCTATATTATAGCAGagatattgaaaataaataaataaactcgACACCTTTCACTCGACTCTACAACTTGAACTTCCTGATTAGGTTTTCTCTGCATGCTAGAATTGTGTGTGAGGTAAtaataagtaagcaatttacaAATGGCGACTCCGACGCAGCTCGATTCCTCTTCCCCTGGTGTTGATGGTGGTTACGAAGACGACGGCGATACCTCTCCGCTATCCCGACGAAAACCTCAACGGAAGCGTTCCTCGAAACGTGCTGCTGCTTCCGAAACACTAACAgtagaagaagagacgaagaagaagaaaaggaagaaggtTAAGACTAGCAACAACAGCAAAGTGATTTCTCCGATGAACAGCAACCGGATCTGGAACGGAGAAGATGAGCTCGCTATCTTAAAggtctttgtttcatcttctaTACTCGATTGcgttgtgaattttttttgtgattcctTAAGCCTAACACATGGTTATTCTCAGGGACTAGTTGATTACCGAGCTAAGACAGGGTTCCAGACCAAAATCGATTGGGATGCTTTTTGTCCTTTCATCGGAGGTTCAATTCATGTCAAAGTCACTAAGGATCAGCTCTCGAGTAAGATCAGGAAGTTGAAAAAGAAGTTTCTCGATCACATGCTAGACATCAATGAAGGAATTGATCCGCATTTTACTAGGTCTAGTGACTCTGAAGCTTTTGGGTTTTCCATGATGATTTGGGGTGAAAATAATGCTCAACTTGCTAATGGTGGTGGTACGGATAAACCACACCAGAGCGAAAATGAAGTAAGTGAGACATCTGTGATAAATGATTTGCTTTGATGAATTGAAGTTATGAGTTTCCTTGTTTGCCTCTAATGGTTATAGAAAGAATGATTAATTTGGATATTGTTGaatcaggaggaggaggaagtggCCTTAATTGACAATGGGGCAGCTAAAAGTGACTTTGTTAGCAAATCACATCATGAAGCCATTGCTGTTGACAAAACAACTACTGCTGAGAACGGGACTGCTGGAAaagagaatgatgatgatgatgatgatgagttgtgCGCAGTGCAGGATGCATTTGAGACCATGATCTCTCAAGGTTTAAGTGATTATCAGAAGAAGCTGCGTGTTAAGAAGCTGATGAGCCTTGAAactgagaaaagaagagagttgaGCAATGAATGGAAAGCTTTATGTCTTGAAGAAAGTAAATTGAGTATCAAGAAGCTTAGATTTACAGCAAAGCTTGCAGAGGCAGCAAACTAATGACGACagatgaaaaatcaagaaagccATTGCTGCATCTGGTGTTGCTGATTCCGAACTGGCTTTGGATTGGATATATAGTTAGTTCTTTACCTCTCTAGTGACTGTCATAACTCATAGTTATACATACTACTTGGgaaattgtttcttttgtggCATGTCATTTACTAGTAAGAAAACTACAATAATAGTATAATTCTATGAATGGCTGCCGTGTGACTTGTGAGAaagattcataaaaaaaaaaatgaaaaaagggtttttgatatatacatactataaagtattttttggtcaattttaTGGTTTACATGATTAAATATTGTCATCATATACATGTGTCAATCAGTCTATTGCTTTAGCTATAACTCAAAACGAAACGACATAAAAAGCGATTAAGTttcttcgttcttcttcttcctcttcatccatTGTGGATTAGGGTTGAGATTCCGAATCTCAATGTCGATCAACATCGGAGAAATCTCGGTTCCAGACCTACCAGTCTTCTTCTCCATGTTCTTAACCATCTACCTAATCGCTTACTTCATCGTCTTCCGCAATTGGAAACCACAAATCCGTCCCGAAGCTTCTAGCTGCCTGATCTCAATCTTCCACGGAACTCCGGCCGTTTTCCTCGCCACACGCGccgtcttctcctcctcctcacgCACCTTCGCCTCCGCCAACACCGCCGCCCAAAACACCGTCCTCGATTTCAGCGTCGCTTACTTTTTCACCGATCTCCTCCACTACATCGTCTTCAACCCAAGCGACGTACTCTTCATCGGCCACCACTTGGCCactctcttcgtcttcctcaCGTGCCGGTTCCTCGTCTTCCACGGCGCTTGCGCAATCTTAGGCCTATTGATCCTAGCCGAAGTCACGAGCGCCTGTCAGAACGCGTGGACGCTCGCCGGAGCTAGGAAAAGCGATCCGGATTCACAGTTAGCCGTAAAAGTGTACCATCTCTTGTCCCCTCCGTTTTACGCCTTCTACAGTATCGTTAGGGGTGTGTTGGGACCTTTGTTTTTCGTGAAAATGGTATCGTTTTACGCGAGAGGCGGTGCTCATGGTGTGATACCTAATTGGTTGTGGATTTCTTGGGCTATTGTTGTTGGAACTGCTATTACTGTTAGTATACTTTGGATTTGGAACCTCTGGATTGATTTGTTTAGAGAAAGGAAAGC is drawn from Camelina sativa cultivar DH55 chromosome 8, Cs, whole genome shotgun sequence and contains these coding sequences:
- the LOC104705701 gene encoding transcription factor GTE9 isoform X2 produces the protein MTVRNGGFPGDYCFETPGPGGDYDEGSDNPSSASEGSNCPKRKLGWSKYTDLETFGVSKLVLPLSGMSSSDRKELIRRFRRELEQIRYFQKNYELSRSVAVTSSSASGLSQAKSFGKSRCSTGPGKTVNPISAAAKPTPVSTAVMLLMKQCEALLKRLMSHQYGWVFNTPVDVVKLNIMDYFNVIKHPMDLGTVKNKLTSGTYSCPSEFAADVRLTFSNAMTYNPPGNDVYVMADTLRKFFEVRWKTLEKKLSATKTHTEPSNSDAHEERGIVIPVPMPKKRKTSAVECENVVDPVKRVMNGEDRLKLGRDLESFTEFPPQLINFLRDHNSNEGVIGDDEIEIDINDLSDHALFQLRDLLDKHLRESENKKSSAEPCEIELLHGSVPGTSSMQHCDGREMDDEVVDIGGNEHPKSSNSPVTIEKDLVFGNSNGNSLENVFGDPKISSLPRTSKGIENMDPEPTLDGATSASPTRESSAGGLDQLESASQEKISSVEEADCQQDGNSAQNEKQLPPEKVYRAALLKNRFADLILKSREKPLNQNVTRDPEKLQREREELELQKKKEKARLQAEAKAAEEARRKAEAQAAGEAAAEAKRKLELEREAARQALMEMEQSVELNENAKFLKDLELLKTDQLTNEIEEDGPDVSHDGLLRSFSFGGSNPLEQLGLFMKQDEDEEEADPLTSPAPGLDIEEGEID
- the LOC109125834 gene encoding TLC domain-containing protein At5g14285-like, which produces MSINIGEISVPDLPVFFSMFLTIYLIAYFIVFRNWKPQIRPEASSCLISIFHGTPAVFLATRAVFSSSSRTFASANTAAQNTVLDFSVAYFFTDLLHYIVFNPSDVLFIGHHLATLFVFLTCRFLVFHGACAILGLLILAEVTSACQNAWTLAGARKSDPDSQLAVKVYHLLSPPFYAFYSIVRGVLGPLFFVKMVSFYARGGAHGVIPNWLWISWAIVVGTAITVSILWIWNLWIDLFRERKANQLGQDKKIR
- the LOC104705702 gene encoding GLABROUS1 enhancer-binding protein-like 2; this encodes MATPTQLDSSSPGVDGGYEDDGDTSPLSRRKPQRKRSSKRAAASETLTVEEETKKKKRKKVKTSNNSKVISPMNSNRIWNGEDELAILKGLVDYRAKTGFQTKIDWDAFCPFIGGSIHVKVTKDQLSSKIRKLKKKFLDHMLDINEGIDPHFTRSSDSEAFGFSMMIWGENNAQLANGGGTDKPHQSENEEEEEVALIDNGAAKSDFVSKSHHEAIAVDKTTTAENGTAGKENDDDDDDELCAVQDAFETMISQGLSDYQKKLRVKKLMSLETEKRRELSNEWKALCLEESKLSIKKLRFTAKLAEAAN
- the LOC104705701 gene encoding transcription factor GTE9 isoform X1 translates to MTVRNGGFPGDYCFETPGPGGDYDEGSDNPSSASEGSNCPKRKLGWSKYTDLETFGVSKLVLPLSGMSSSDRKELIRRFRRELEQIRYFQKNYELSRSVAVTSSSASGLSQAKSFGKSRCSTGPGKTVNPISAAAKPTPVSTAVMLLMKQCEALLKRLMSHQYGWVFNTPVDVVKLNIMDYFNVIKHPMDLGTVKNKLTSGTYSCPSEFAADVRLTFSNAMTYNPPGNDVYVMADTLRKFFEVRWKTLEKKLSATKTHTEPSNSDAHEERGIVIPVPMPKKRKTSAVECENVVDPVKRVMNGEDRLKLGRDLESFTEFPPQLINFLRDHNSNEGVIGDDEIEIDINDLSDHALFQLRDLLDKHLRESENKKSSAEPCEIELLHGSVPGTSSMQHCDGREMDDEVVDIGGNEHPKSSNSPVTIEKDLVFGNSNGNSLENVFGDPKISSLPRTSKGIENMDPEPTLDGATSASPTRELASAGGLDQLESASQEKISSVEEADCQQDGNSAQNEKQLPPEKVYRAALLKNRFADLILKSREKPLNQNVTRDPEKLQREREELELQKKKEKARLQAEAKAAEEARRKAEAQAAGEAAAEAKRKLELEREAARQALMEMEQSVELNENAKFLKDLELLKTDQLTNEIEEDGPDVSHDGLLRSFSFGGSNPLEQLGLFMKQDEDEEEADPLTSPAPGLDIEEGEID